GCGGCGGGGGCGTCCGTTGCCGTGGGTTGCGCTGTCGGCGGCGCAGGCCGAGGAGCTGCGGGGCATCGAGGCCGTGGAGGAGAGTCTGGAGGGGGGTGCGGCGCGGGCCGCGCGACCGGCCGGCGGGCACGTCGCGGGACGGGCTGCGGCGCACCTCGCGGGGCACGCAGCGGCCGCGGGCGGGGGCGAACTCGGCGGGGCGGGAGACGCGGGGTTGCGCCGGCCCGCGCCGGGGCGGCCGCGGGGGCTGCGGGCCGTTCTCGCCCGGCTCGCGCCCGGTTCCCCGCTGCTGCCGATAGGGGCGCGGGTAGCCATCGGGTGTGCGCTGGCGGGCTGGGCGTCGATGGCGGTCGGTGTCGGGCACCCGTACTGGGCCGTGGTCACCGCCGCCTCCATCTACCAGGCCAACACCACCCTGTCCTGGCAGCGCGCGCTGCAGCGCACCCTCGGCAATCTGCTCGGGCTGGGGCTGTTCACCGCGCTGCTGCCGCTGATCCACACCGGGCAGCTCGCGATGATCGCGCTGACGCTGGCCTTCCAGCTCGGCGCGGAGGCGTGCATCACCCGTAACTACTGGTTGGGCTCGGTGTGGGTCACGCCCATGGCCCTGCTGTTGACCGAATTCGGCAGCCATCTGCCGGCCACGACGCTGATCGCGGACCGCTGGATCGACACCGTGGTGGGTGCGGGGGTGGGCCTGGCCTGCTGCATTGCGGTGACGAATCGGCGGGCGGCGGACCGTATCGATGTCGCTCTGGAGCGGGTGGCGCAGGCGGAGGCCGCCGCCTCCCGGCTGCTGGCGGCGGTGACGGCAGGAGCAGGAGGGGTGGACGACGCCCTGGAGGCCGGTTGGGCGCGGGACCGGCTGGTCGGTGCGTTGGTCGAGCTGCGTGAGGCCGCTGAGGTGGCGTCCGGCGAGTGGTGGCAGCGTGCCCTGCCGGAGGAGCGGATCGCGCACGCCGAGCAGCGGGGTCATCGTGTGCTGGCCGGTCTGGTCCGGCGGCTTTCGGCGCCGGCGCTGGCCGCCTGAACCGCGCGCCCGGCCGCCCGCCCGCGCGGCGGCCGGCGACCTGCGGAAGGCACAATTGGGGGCGTACGGAATGGCCGAGAGGAGTGCGGGTGACCGAGGACATCGTCGCGGGGGTGCTGCGCCAGTGGCAGCAGGTGCACCCCGGGCTGGACACCGGCCCGATGGCGGTGATCGGGCGGCTCAACCGCTGTTCCGCACTGCTGCAGCAGGCGGCCGATGCGCCGCTGCGACGGGC
The sequence above is a segment of the Streptomyces lydicus genome. Coding sequences within it:
- a CDS encoding FUSC family protein is translated as MGKHAKPARNRGGARSESTVRARPLPIRSTVRLRRPVDSWHKPALSAVVALAIPDAALYALGRLDLILYTSAGAMCALYAHGLPYAARARALPWVVLGMVASLGIALTAASLVASTALLVALASLVAAAHKMVCDATRIGPPGNLILTFIAASAFFVPQRLGQVPLHLGLALGTGALAWLVCMAPALVRPQGPERIATARALEAAAGLLRTESAAAGTAAGGAAPGARAAAQARHGAAAAVNAAWHTLFLVPPARTPEKAAARAGLERLLVRAEAALGGAGAGKEAEDGVGGEPNPFPPLGRAVREAPVAQVDREAEVERLRGWARDLRRGRPLPWVALSAAQAEELRGIEAVEESLEGGAARAARPAGGHVAGRAAAHLAGHAAAAGGGELGGAGDAGLRRPAPGRPRGLRAVLARLAPGSPLLPIGARVAIGCALAGWASMAVGVGHPYWAVVTAASIYQANTTLSWQRALQRTLGNLLGLGLFTALLPLIHTGQLAMIALTLAFQLGAEACITRNYWLGSVWVTPMALLLTEFGSHLPATTLIADRWIDTVVGAGVGLACCIAVTNRRAADRIDVALERVAQAEAAASRLLAAVTAGAGGVDDALEAGWARDRLVGALVELREAAEVASGEWWQRALPEERIAHAEQRGHRVLAGLVRRLSAPALAA